The Selenomonadales bacterium sequence GTTTGAAAAGAGAGTTTCCCGATACAGGATTATATACCAATACGACCTTACGCATAGTTACCTCCTTATCAAAATACGCCTATACGGCAGAATAATCGTGTCAATTTATCACCGACATACGGCACGCCTGCAACATCTTCACGGCGGATCATGCCGAGCATGAGCAGGACACCTGTATAGACGATACTGCCGATGAGAGCCGATACGACGGTCATCACAAGGATACTGTCCGATGTCGTTGCCAGACTATTGTAAGTAAAGTAGATACTGATAGCCATGATACATGCGGCGGCAATGGTTTTTGCCGATTCGGTCAGGCTGATACGATAGCCGACATAGCGATGGATAAAGTACAGATTCATCACAGCCGCCAAGCCCATATAAACAGTCGTTGCTATCGTCGCCCCAAGTATACCGAGTGCGGGAATCGCTGTCAAGACCCAGTTGAGGCCGACTTTGGCGACGGCGGCGACTGCCATATTGACGAGCGGTACCGTCGTATGGCCAAGGCCTTGCAGGATACCTGTTGTAACTTGATGGATACCAAGAAATACGATGGCTGTTGCCAGATAGCCGACTACCGGCCCTGCGAGCGGTGCATTGTAAATGAGCATGGATATCTCCGTATGGAGCATGAATACCAAGATAAACGCAGGGAACGTGATGATGGTCGTAATACGCATCGCCGCCCCTGTGCGGAAGGCGATACGCACCTTATCTCCGAGAGCTTTTGCTTCCGAGACAGCAGGCACAAGACTGACAGCCAATGCACCCGTCAAGATCGTCGCCAGATTGGTAAGCGGTACTGCCATGCCTGTCAGATAGCCGAAATATTCCGTTGCTTCGGCTACGGTGAATCCTGCGACCTCCAAACGCATCGGCACGATCA is a genomic window containing:
- a CDS encoding polysaccharide biosynthesis protein: MPVSRESFYKGTFILTAAGVVVKIIGSLNWIFVSRILGGEGIGLYQMAFPIYLMALSISSAGIPVAISIITAERLALGDVLGARRIFRISLAILTVTGILFSMTTYLGAEWLIDLRFIRDPRAYYAIVALAPAIFFVTMLSSYRGYLQGWQRMTPTAVSQVVEQIFRVITMVLFAYMLLPSGIEFAAAGASLGAFAGAVAGFIVLLYYNHKLEREIAEEVASQKQKAGDSKGDPCGEIIKRIFWLALPVSASSLMLPLVANLDLMIVPMRLEVAGFTVAEATEYFGYLTGMAVPLTNLATILTGALAVSLVPAVSEAKALGDKVRIAFRTGAAMRITTIITFPAFILVFMLHTEISMLIYNAPLAGPVVGYLATAIVFLGIHQVTTGILQGLGHTTVPLVNMAVAAVAKVGLNWVLTAIPALGILGATIATTVYMGLAAVMNLYFIHRYVGYRISLTESAKTIAAACIMAISIYFTYNSLATTSDSILVMTVVSALIGSIVYTGVLLMLGMIRREDVAGVPYVGDKLTRLFCRIGVF